The following are encoded in a window of Nakamurella sp. A5-74 genomic DNA:
- a CDS encoding ferrochelatase, whose translation MTASPSAATAPEPGYDAILLAGFGGPEGQDDVLPFLRNVTRGRGIPDERLEEVATHYRAMGGISPINDQNRVLLDALRAELADRSIALPVFWGNRNWDPYLADAVTEAKQQGRVRLLAIATSAYSSYSSCRQYRENFAQALIDTDSVGTVTIDKIQPYFDQPGFLDPFVDATAKAVRQAIDAGFTPDEIEVVFSTHSIPDPMADTSGSATLGDHRRGGAYVTQHLAAGQYVIDRVVADSAFLQGIRWQLAYQSRSGAPSAPWLEPDINDVLKGLAADGRRAIVCVPIGFVSDHMEVIWDLDTEAAQTAANLDLAFWRIPTPGVDPRFVTGLIDLVAERLGRGLPRESVLSVPTRPNFCAPGCCVNARGVRPTTGAQDSADDWAAARESASTATVGGPRS comes from the coding sequence GTGACCGCCTCCCCATCCGCCGCCACCGCCCCGGAGCCCGGGTACGACGCCATCCTGCTCGCCGGGTTCGGCGGACCAGAAGGCCAGGACGACGTGCTGCCGTTCCTGCGCAACGTCACCCGCGGTCGCGGCATCCCTGATGAGCGGCTCGAGGAGGTGGCCACCCACTACCGGGCGATGGGCGGCATCTCACCGATCAACGACCAGAACCGGGTGCTGCTCGACGCGCTGCGCGCTGAACTGGCCGACCGATCCATTGCGCTGCCGGTCTTCTGGGGCAACCGCAATTGGGATCCGTACCTGGCCGACGCGGTGACCGAGGCGAAGCAGCAGGGACGGGTCCGGCTGCTGGCGATCGCGACCTCCGCCTATTCCTCGTACTCCTCGTGTCGGCAGTACCGGGAGAACTTCGCCCAGGCCCTCATCGACACCGACTCCGTCGGCACAGTCACCATCGACAAGATCCAGCCCTACTTCGACCAGCCGGGATTCCTGGACCCCTTCGTCGACGCCACCGCGAAAGCGGTGCGGCAGGCCATCGACGCCGGGTTCACCCCCGACGAGATCGAGGTGGTGTTCAGCACCCACTCGATCCCCGATCCGATGGCCGACACCTCCGGTTCCGCGACACTGGGCGATCACCGGCGCGGTGGCGCCTACGTCACCCAGCACCTGGCCGCCGGGCAGTACGTGATCGACCGGGTCGTGGCGGATTCCGCCTTCCTGCAGGGCATCCGCTGGCAGCTCGCCTACCAGTCACGGTCGGGCGCTCCGTCGGCACCGTGGCTGGAGCCCGACATCAACGACGTCCTGAAGGGCCTCGCAGCGGATGGTCGACGAGCCATCGTCTGCGTTCCCATCGGGTTCGTCTCCGACCACATGGAGGTGATCTGGGATCTCGACACCGAGGCCGCCCAGACCGCCGCGAATCTGGATCTGGCGTTCTGGCGGATTCCGACACCGGGTGTCGATCCACGTTTCGTCACCGGACTGATCGACCTGGTCGCCGAGCGCCTGGGGCGCGGGCTGCCCCGGGAGTCGGTGCTGTCGGTACCGACCCGACCCAACTTCTGCGCTCCGGGATGCTGCGTGAACGCCCGTGGCGTGCGACCCACCACCGGCGCCCAGGACTCCGCCGACGACTGGGCCGCGGCTCGCGAGAGCGCCTCGACGGCCACCGTAGGTGGCCCGAGATCGTGA
- the hemQ gene encoding hydrogen peroxide-dependent heme synthase yields the protein MSSEQSVPQHDHPHHDIAAGTDEPTGAGTATGDSITYTLYSVYSRAEQPGANAADCTAELDELIGQLTDQGVVIRGFYDVSGLRTDADLMIWWHAPSAEVLQAAARRFRRTALGRALEGTWSAMGVHRTAEFNRSHIPAFLAGLPAQRWLSVYPFVRSYEWYLLPDAERRDLLREHGMLGREYDQVLANTTAAFSLGDYEWLLALESADLHDIVDLMRHLRSSETRRHVREEVPFFTGRRIEIDEIHEVLL from the coding sequence ATGAGCAGTGAGCAGTCGGTACCCCAGCACGATCACCCGCACCACGACATCGCCGCCGGCACGGATGAACCAACCGGCGCCGGAACTGCTACGGGCGATTCGATCACCTACACCCTGTACTCGGTCTATTCGCGCGCCGAACAGCCCGGGGCGAACGCGGCAGACTGCACCGCCGAGTTGGACGAGCTGATCGGTCAGCTGACCGATCAGGGTGTCGTCATCCGCGGGTTCTACGACGTCTCCGGCCTGCGCACCGATGCCGACCTGATGATCTGGTGGCACGCACCGTCGGCCGAGGTGCTCCAGGCGGCTGCGCGACGGTTCCGGCGGACCGCCCTCGGCCGGGCGCTCGAAGGCACCTGGTCCGCCATGGGCGTGCACCGCACCGCCGAGTTCAACAGGTCGCACATCCCGGCCTTCCTGGCCGGCCTGCCCGCCCAGCGGTGGTTGAGCGTCTACCCCTTCGTCCGCAGCTACGAGTGGTACCTGCTGCCCGACGCGGAGCGTCGCGACCTGCTCCGCGAGCACGGAATGCTCGGACGGGAGTACGACCAGGTGCTCGCCAACACCACCGCAGCGTTCTCGCTGGGCGACTACGAATGGTTGTTGGCACTCGAGTCTGCCGACCTGCACGACATCGTCGACCTGATGCGGCATCTGCGAAGCTCCGAGACGCGGCGGCACGTCCGCGAAGAGGTCCCGTTCTTCACCGGCCGCCGGATCGAGATCGACGAGATCCACGAGGTGCTGTTGTGA